A genomic window from Gemmatimonadaceae bacterium includes:
- a CDS encoding cytochrome ubiquinol oxidase subunit I codes for MTDLLAARTQMALSLGFHIIFAVMGIGMPALMVIAERKWLKTGDPVWLDLAKRWSKGTAILFAVGAVSGTVLSFELGLLWPGFMEYAGAIIGMPFSLEGFAFFTEAIFLGIYLYGWNKLTPTAHWWAGVAVMVSGAVSGIFVVFANAWMNAPAGFDIVNGVATNIDPIAAMLNPASFHQTLHMTLAAFATTGIAVAGIHAWMLRKNPHDHFHRSALHVALLVAVPASLLQPISGDISAKFVAKYQPAKLAAMEGQFTTERGAPLRIGGWPDEAARETRYALEIPKALSVLAFNDPNAEVKGLEAFPEADWPPVAITHVAFQVMVGLGMLMVFASLWVLILWWRKRAVAEHRPLLTFLALLTPAGFVAVEAGWVVTEVGRQPWIVYGVMRTADAVTPMPGLVIPLIGISLLYLFLGVVVAYLLWAQIIKTKPMTQEMRIP; via the coding sequence GTGACCGACCTCCTCGCCGCCCGCACGCAGATGGCCCTGAGCCTCGGCTTCCACATCATCTTCGCGGTGATGGGGATCGGGATGCCGGCGCTGATGGTGATCGCGGAACGGAAGTGGCTGAAGACCGGCGACCCGGTCTGGCTGGACCTCGCCAAGCGCTGGAGCAAGGGCACGGCGATCCTCTTCGCCGTCGGCGCCGTGAGCGGCACCGTGCTCTCGTTCGAACTCGGCTTACTCTGGCCCGGCTTTATGGAGTACGCCGGCGCCATCATCGGGATGCCGTTTTCGCTCGAAGGCTTCGCCTTCTTCACCGAAGCGATTTTCCTCGGCATCTACCTGTACGGATGGAACAAGCTCACGCCCACCGCGCACTGGTGGGCCGGCGTGGCGGTGATGGTCAGCGGTGCGGTCTCCGGCATCTTCGTCGTATTCGCCAATGCCTGGATGAACGCGCCGGCGGGCTTCGACATCGTCAATGGCGTCGCGACCAACATCGATCCCATCGCGGCGATGCTGAACCCGGCGTCGTTCCATCAGACGCTGCATATGACGCTAGCGGCGTTCGCCACGACGGGCATCGCCGTCGCCGGCATCCACGCCTGGATGCTGCGCAAGAATCCACACGACCACTTCCATCGCTCGGCGCTGCACGTGGCGCTGCTCGTCGCCGTGCCGGCCTCGCTGCTGCAGCCGATCAGCGGCGACATCAGCGCCAAGTTCGTGGCCAAGTACCAGCCGGCCAAGCTCGCGGCGATGGAAGGGCAGTTCACCACCGAGCGCGGCGCGCCGCTGCGCATCGGCGGCTGGCCCGACGAAGCCGCGCGCGAGACGCGCTACGCGCTTGAGATCCCCAAGGCGCTGTCAGTGCTCGCCTTCAACGATCCCAACGCCGAGGTGAAGGGGCTGGAGGCCTTCCCTGAGGCGGACTGGCCGCCGGTCGCGATCACGCACGTCGCGTTCCAAGTGATGGTCGGCCTCGGAATGCTGATGGTGTTCGCCTCGCTCTGGGTGCTCATCCTGTGGTGGCGCAAGCGGGCGGTAGCCGAGCATCGTCCGTTGCTCACCTTCCTCGCGCTGCTCACCCCGGCGGGCTTCGTCGCCGTCGAGGCCGGCTGGGTCGTCACCGAGGTCGGTCGGCAGCCGTGGATCGTCTACGGCGTGATGCGTACCGCCGACGCCGTGACGCCGATGCCAGGCTTGGTCATCCCGCTCATCGGCATCTCGCTGCTGTATCTCTTCCTCGGCGTGGTCGTGGCCTACCTGCTGTGGGCGCAGATCATCAAGACCAAGCCGATGACGCAGGAAATGCGCATCCCGTGA
- the nadC gene encoding carboxylating nicotinate-nucleotide diphosphorylase, whose amino-acid sequence MPNGAAAGFPLHDGALIALVRAALEEDRAFDDVTTLATVVPGHRSRADVVARRDGVIAGLPLAVTAFRLMDPHVECRVDAPDGNAVRKGQVLLHCSGAARGLLSAERVALNFVQRLSGVATLTAQYVRLVEGTSAKILDTRKTTPGWRLLEKYAVTCGGGTNHRATLADAVLIKDNHIAACGGDIGVAVKRARDFAPAGMLVQVECDTLAQVKAALAAGAEALLLDNMPNHALRECVTLAKGRAWTEASGGVTLETVRGIAETGVDRISIGALTHSAPSLDVALDFE is encoded by the coding sequence ATGCCGAACGGCGCCGCTGCGGGTTTCCCGCTGCACGACGGCGCGTTGATCGCCCTCGTGCGCGCCGCACTCGAGGAGGACCGTGCCTTCGACGACGTCACCACGCTGGCCACGGTGGTGCCCGGGCATCGGTCACGCGCGGATGTGGTGGCGCGCCGCGACGGCGTGATCGCCGGCCTCCCGCTGGCGGTCACCGCGTTTCGTTTGATGGACCCGCACGTGGAGTGCCGCGTGGACGCGCCCGACGGCAACGCCGTGCGAAAGGGCCAGGTGCTGCTGCATTGCTCGGGCGCGGCGCGCGGCCTGCTCTCGGCGGAGCGCGTGGCGCTCAACTTCGTACAGCGCCTGTCCGGCGTCGCCACGCTCACGGCGCAGTACGTGCGTCTCGTCGAGGGGACGTCGGCGAAGATCCTCGACACCCGCAAGACGACGCCGGGCTGGCGGTTGCTCGAGAAGTACGCCGTCACCTGCGGCGGCGGCACGAACCACCGCGCGACGCTGGCCGACGCGGTGCTCATCAAGGACAACCATATCGCGGCCTGCGGCGGCGACATCGGCGTGGCCGTCAAGCGCGCCCGCGACTTCGCGCCCGCGGGGATGCTGGTGCAGGTCGAGTGCGACACGCTCGCGCAGGTGAAGGCAGCCCTCGCCGCCGGAGCCGAGGCGTTGCTGCTCGACAATATGCCGAACCACGCCCTGCGCGAATGCGTTACACTCGCCAAAGGCCGTGCCTGGACCGAAGCCTCCGGCGGCGTCACGCTCGAGACCGTGCGCGGCATCGCCGAGACGGGCGTGGACCGCATCTCGATCGGCGCGTTGACGCATAGTGCGCCAAGCTTGGATGTGGCGTTGGATTTTGAATAA
- the nadA gene encoding quinolinate synthase NadA yields MAKPAADRETAEFQRRIKALAKERNAVILAHNYERPEVQDVADYVGDSLGLSREAAKTDADVIVFCGVHFMAETAAILSPNKTVLLPDLAAGCSLASTIDAEQLRAWKAEHPGAVVVAYVNTTAEVKAESDYCCTSGNAVEIVNAIPADKEILFLPDMFLGAHVRRVTGRQNIHVWMGECHVHAGIDPENIRLQRKLHPDAEFLIHPECGCATSVVEAVSAGDVDPEGVHILSTEGMIKRPGESGAKSFIVATEVGILHRLEKAHPGKKFYAANERASCAYMKVTTLPKVLAALENLEHRITVAPEIAARAKLAIERMVSIGGVQPTPPGPGVDPGE; encoded by the coding sequence ATGGCCAAGCCTGCCGCTGACCGCGAGACCGCCGAGTTCCAGCGCCGCATCAAGGCGCTCGCCAAGGAGCGCAACGCCGTCATCCTCGCGCACAACTACGAACGCCCCGAAGTCCAGGACGTCGCTGACTATGTCGGGGACTCCCTCGGACTCTCCCGCGAAGCCGCCAAGACCGATGCCGACGTCATCGTCTTCTGCGGCGTGCACTTTATGGCTGAGACCGCGGCCATCCTCTCGCCGAACAAGACGGTGCTGCTGCCCGACCTCGCCGCCGGCTGCTCCCTGGCGAGCACGATCGACGCCGAGCAGCTGCGGGCCTGGAAGGCCGAGCATCCCGGCGCCGTGGTCGTGGCCTACGTGAACACCACCGCCGAAGTGAAGGCGGAGAGTGACTACTGCTGCACGTCGGGGAACGCGGTGGAGATCGTGAACGCGATTCCCGCAGACAAGGAGATCCTCTTCCTCCCCGACATGTTCCTCGGCGCGCACGTGCGCCGGGTGACGGGTCGGCAGAACATCCACGTGTGGATGGGCGAGTGCCACGTGCACGCCGGCATCGATCCCGAGAACATCCGCCTGCAGCGCAAGCTGCATCCCGACGCGGAGTTCCTCATCCATCCGGAGTGCGGCTGCGCCACCAGCGTCGTCGAGGCCGTGAGCGCCGGCGACGTGGATCCCGAGGGCGTGCACATCCTCTCCACCGAAGGGATGATCAAGCGTCCCGGCGAGTCCGGTGCCAAGAGCTTCATCGTCGCGACGGAAGTCGGCATCCTGCATCGGCTGGAGAAGGCCCATCCGGGCAAGAAGTTCTACGCCGCCAATGAACGCGCTTCCTGCGCGTATATGAAGGTCACCACCTTGCCGAAGGTGTTGGCGGCGCTCGAGAACCTCGAGCATCGCATCACCGTGGCGCCGGAGATTGCGGCGCGCGCCAAGCTGGCGATCGAGCGGATGGTGAGCATCGGGGGCGTGCAGCCGACGCCGCCCGGGCCGGGCGTGGACCCCGGCGAGTGA
- a CDS encoding deoxyhypusine synthase family protein, translating into MTPATTAPVSAFLSRHYRHFNAAALVDAAEAYVRHIDGGGKMLVTLAGAMSTAELGRSLAEMIRAGKVHAICCTGANLEEDVFNLVAHSHYERVPNYRELTAADEVALLERHLNRVTDTCIPEHEAIRRIEAHILREWQAADAAGTPRFPHEFLYRLLLDGSLAPHYDADPQDSWLLAAAERNLPIFVPGWEDSTLGNIFSAHVIAGDVKNVHTVRTGIEYMIALAEWYQATARNESTIGFFQIGGGIAGDFPICVVPMLHQDLGRTGVPLWGYFCQISDSTTSYGSYSGAVPNEKITWGKLGPTTPRFVIESDATIVAPLIFARVLGW; encoded by the coding sequence ATGACCCCAGCGACCACCGCCCCAGTCTCCGCGTTCCTCTCGCGGCACTACCGCCACTTCAACGCCGCCGCCCTCGTGGACGCGGCAGAGGCCTACGTGCGCCACATCGACGGCGGCGGCAAGATGCTCGTCACGCTGGCCGGTGCGATGAGCACCGCCGAGCTCGGCCGCTCGCTGGCCGAGATGATCCGCGCGGGCAAGGTGCACGCCATCTGCTGCACCGGCGCCAACCTCGAGGAGGATGTCTTCAACCTCGTCGCGCACTCGCACTACGAGCGCGTCCCCAACTACCGCGAGCTCACCGCGGCAGACGAAGTCGCGCTGCTCGAGCGGCACCTCAATCGCGTGACGGACACCTGCATTCCCGAACACGAGGCGATTCGCCGCATCGAGGCGCACATCCTGCGCGAGTGGCAGGCCGCCGACGCGGCCGGCACGCCGCGGTTCCCGCACGAGTTCCTCTACCGCCTGCTGCTCGACGGTTCGCTCGCGCCGCACTACGACGCGGACCCGCAGGACTCCTGGCTGCTCGCCGCCGCCGAGCGCAACCTGCCGATCTTCGTGCCTGGCTGGGAGGACTCCACGCTCGGCAACATCTTCTCCGCGCACGTGATCGCCGGCGACGTGAAGAACGTGCACACGGTGCGCACGGGCATCGAGTATATGATTGCGTTGGCCGAGTGGTACCAGGCGACGGCGCGCAACGAATCCACGATCGGCTTCTTCCAGATCGGCGGCGGCATCGCGGGGGACTTTCCGATCTGCGTGGTGCCGATGCTGCACCAGGACCTGGGCCGCACCGGCGTGCCGCTCTGGGGCTACTTCTGCCAGATCTCGGACTCGACCACGAGCTACGGCTCCTACTCCGGCGCCGTGCCGAACGAGAAGATCACCTGGGGCAAGCTCGGGCCGACGACGCCGCGCTTCGTGATCGAGAGCGACGCGACGATCGTCGCGCCGTTGATCTTCGCGCGGGTGCTCGGCTGGTAG
- a CDS encoding TonB-dependent receptor, with amino-acid sequence MTIPNLPLRRSHASPSRQSRPLVLAALLVLSSPALSAQERPDSTRPDSIRNLDAQRVRAAYTPRVVGSAAAATLRPDSMPLGPAAPTLAEAMRQLPFVYVRQNSRGESEVSVRGSESRQAAVFFEGVPLALTWDARADLAAVPTAGVQQVDYVRGLSSLLAGPNAIGGVISLRLWEDHDPERRPARVARADFQADQFGGLRSSVTAGGALRHSAASTLQARVGGGWRDSPGIARPHAVTEPGRFDPLRLNTDARSYDAFAGLRYEHVQGRYLSVFASQMDGERGVAPELHIGAQRLWRNPSVSRRIANLSAGSGAVVSPLGIGDVEFSAGVSEGAVVINSYTDRSYSTISGRERGDDRTATLRLTFDQQLGPLFVLRGAFTDAHIRYDEMIDASGSSRYAQRLSSLATELDVRPQRFLTITAGIAQDAARTDEAGGRPPLGRQTGLGWRSGVTWAIPERGLRFHASTSERKRFPALRELYSGALNRFEPNPDLRPETALSAEAGVTAVRGLTDLQLVVFTQRIEDAVVRVTLPSNRFQRVNRDRFVSRGVELTAGTAFGPVALRGDLTLQRARIADATIDNPALRRPEDVPDYFGSLQLSAPLVGRLDAMARVRALGATRCTNPDLGSLQTQAGAQALDLGLERRWPSSRLTRALRASISVENVFDRALYDKCGLPQAGRTARFGFTVG; translated from the coding sequence GTGACTATCCCGAACCTTCCCCTGAGGCGATCGCACGCCTCGCCGTCGCGCCAATCCCGTCCGCTCGTCCTGGCGGCGCTGCTTGTCCTGTCATCGCCGGCGCTTTCCGCGCAGGAGCGCCCCGACAGCACGCGGCCGGATTCCATCCGCAACCTCGACGCGCAGCGCGTGCGCGCCGCCTACACGCCGCGCGTGGTCGGGAGCGCGGCCGCGGCCACGTTGCGTCCCGACTCGATGCCGCTCGGCCCCGCCGCGCCCACGCTGGCCGAAGCGATGCGGCAACTGCCGTTCGTGTACGTGCGGCAGAACTCGCGCGGGGAGAGCGAGGTGTCCGTCCGCGGTTCGGAATCGCGACAGGCCGCGGTGTTCTTCGAGGGCGTGCCGCTCGCCCTCACCTGGGACGCGCGGGCGGACCTGGCCGCCGTGCCGACGGCCGGCGTGCAGCAAGTGGACTACGTGCGCGGGCTCTCGTCGTTGCTCGCCGGACCGAACGCGATCGGCGGCGTCATCTCGTTGCGCCTCTGGGAGGACCACGACCCCGAGCGCCGCCCCGCCCGCGTGGCGCGTGCAGACTTCCAAGCCGACCAGTTCGGCGGGCTGCGCTCCTCGGTGACGGCCGGCGGTGCGCTCCGACACTCGGCAGCCAGCACGCTGCAGGCCCGCGTCGGCGGCGGCTGGCGTGACAGTCCAGGCATCGCACGCCCCCACGCCGTGACGGAGCCGGGGCGATTCGATCCACTGCGACTCAACACCGATGCCCGCTCCTACGACGCCTTCGCCGGGTTGCGCTACGAGCACGTGCAGGGCCGCTACCTCTCGGTCTTCGCCAGCCAGATGGATGGCGAGCGCGGCGTGGCGCCGGAGTTGCACATCGGTGCGCAACGGCTGTGGCGCAACCCCAGCGTCTCACGTCGCATCGCCAACCTCTCGGCCGGCAGCGGCGCCGTGGTCAGTCCGCTGGGGATCGGCGACGTTGAGTTCAGCGCCGGCGTGAGTGAAGGCGCCGTGGTCATCAACAGCTACACCGACCGTAGCTACAGCACGATCAGCGGCCGCGAGCGCGGTGACGACCGCACGGCAACGCTGCGCCTGACCTTCGACCAACAGCTTGGACCGCTGTTCGTGTTGCGCGGCGCGTTCACCGACGCGCACATCCGCTACGACGAAATGATCGACGCGTCAGGGAGTTCGCGATACGCGCAGCGACTCTCGAGCCTCGCCACCGAGCTCGACGTCCGACCGCAGCGCTTCCTGACGATTACGGCAGGCATCGCACAGGACGCCGCGCGTACGGACGAGGCAGGCGGCCGTCCGCCGCTCGGGCGCCAGACCGGACTCGGCTGGCGCAGCGGCGTCACCTGGGCGATTCCGGAGCGCGGGCTCCGCTTCCACGCTTCCACCAGCGAACGCAAGCGCTTCCCTGCGCTGCGCGAGCTGTACTCCGGTGCGCTGAACCGCTTCGAGCCGAATCCGGACCTGCGTCCTGAGACGGCGCTCAGCGCCGAAGCCGGCGTCACGGCGGTCCGCGGCTTGACGGATCTGCAGCTCGTCGTCTTCACGCAGCGTATCGAGGACGCCGTCGTCCGCGTCACGTTACCCAGCAACAGATTTCAGCGCGTCAACCGCGACCGCTTCGTCAGTCGCGGTGTGGAGCTGACGGCGGGCACCGCGTTCGGTCCGGTCGCGCTGCGCGGTGACCTCACGCTGCAACGGGCGCGCATCGCCGACGCCACCATCGACAATCCAGCGCTGCGGCGCCCTGAGGACGTTCCCGACTACTTCGGCTCGCTGCAGCTGAGCGCCCCGCTCGTCGGACGTCTCGACGCGATGGCGCGTGTCCGCGCGCTCGGCGCCACGCGCTGCACCAACCCGGACCTCGGTTCGTTGCAGACGCAGGCAGGCGCGCAGGCACTGGACCTCGGACTCGAGCGACGCTGGCCCTCGTCCCGGTTGACGCGGGCGCTGCGCGCCTCCATTTCAGTCGAGAACGTCTTCGACCGCGCCCTCTACGACAAGTGCGGCCTGCCACAGGCAGGCCGCACCGCACGCTTCGGCTTCACGGTCGGCTGA
- a CDS encoding TonB-dependent receptor, protein MRHHPRLALRPALAALGLSMPLAGVASAQATIRGSVRDSLGAPVAGATVQLRALSLVTRSDALGQFEIAGVPVGRHELTVSTPGFRLEVRSVSVSDALLSIEIVLAPMARSIAGVQIVERPPPDAVRPAPERIGAIVTTGARSEAVTLQGTDANLAEKVPRQVFARVPGILVYDMDGAGNQTNVSTRGLDPHRSWEFNVRQDGVVTNSDLYGYPASHYSPPLEAMEEVQLVRGTAALQYGSQFGGLLNYVTRAPDTTRALATRGSATTGSFGLANVYGEVGGRIGRVDYQAYAAKRSTNGYRQGAESEYDAQYVAATWRATPRFRLRGQVGRSWYRHRVPGPLTDDMFADDPRAATRERNWFSPEIVVPSLRAEWTPREGTFVSAQLSGVFGERGSVLFVGFATTPDEPDGVTGLYAPRVVDIDNFHSRTFELRVVHEHRMLGRAATLASGLTLAANDLHRRQQGPGTRGSDWDLAVSGPFGRNLRYRSRAGGAYAEEVVSLTPRWTIVPGLRVEFGETAMTGQLAYYDPADTPRRVRHDFPLFGLRTSFRISDRTELYGGWSEAYRPMLLKDILPENALERTDPAMRDSRGWTGELGLRGDAARMRYDMGVFVMRYGDRIGGVLRDDGDGPYLFKTNLGATQTLGLEATADLLLAATMRATYRGFVAGSLMDARYVTGTVAAGGANESVVGRRAEGVPVAIVRSGVTRAGPRSSLSLLVSHTSASYADARNTRQPTPNGALGLVPEHTVLDLNGSWRLTERSRLRFSVTNLLDRAYFTKRPAFYPGPGVWPSDGRAVQVGVVVD, encoded by the coding sequence ATGCGACACCACCCGCGCCTCGCACTGCGTCCGGCCCTCGCCGCACTGGGGCTCTCGATGCCCCTCGCGGGCGTCGCCTCGGCCCAAGCGACCATCCGGGGCTCGGTGCGGGATTCGCTCGGTGCGCCCGTCGCCGGCGCGACAGTGCAGCTGCGTGCGCTCTCGCTCGTCACTCGCAGCGACGCGCTCGGCCAGTTCGAGATCGCCGGCGTGCCCGTGGGCCGACACGAGCTCACGGTGAGCACGCCGGGATTCCGTCTCGAGGTCCGCAGCGTGTCGGTGTCCGACGCGCTGCTGTCCATCGAAATCGTCCTCGCGCCGATGGCCCGCAGCATCGCCGGCGTGCAGATCGTCGAACGTCCGCCGCCCGACGCCGTCCGCCCGGCGCCGGAGCGCATCGGTGCGATCGTCACGACCGGTGCGCGCAGCGAAGCCGTCACGCTCCAAGGCACTGATGCGAACCTCGCCGAGAAGGTGCCGCGCCAGGTGTTCGCGCGCGTGCCGGGGATCCTCGTCTATGATATGGACGGAGCGGGCAACCAGACCAATGTGTCCACGCGCGGACTCGATCCGCATCGCTCGTGGGAGTTCAACGTCCGGCAGGACGGCGTCGTCACCAACTCGGACCTGTACGGGTATCCGGCGAGTCACTACAGTCCACCGCTCGAGGCGATGGAAGAAGTGCAACTCGTGCGCGGGACTGCGGCACTGCAGTACGGCTCGCAATTCGGCGGCCTGCTCAACTACGTCACGCGTGCACCTGACACCACGCGAGCGCTGGCCACTCGTGGCTCGGCGACGACCGGCTCCTTCGGCCTCGCGAACGTGTACGGCGAGGTCGGTGGCCGCATCGGCCGCGTGGACTACCAGGCCTACGCCGCGAAGCGCTCGACGAACGGCTACCGACAAGGCGCCGAGTCGGAATACGACGCGCAGTACGTCGCGGCAACCTGGCGCGCGACGCCACGCTTCCGCCTGCGCGGGCAGGTTGGACGGAGCTGGTACCGCCACCGCGTGCCCGGACCGCTGACGGACGATATGTTCGCGGACGACCCACGCGCGGCGACGCGCGAGCGCAACTGGTTCAGTCCGGAGATCGTCGTGCCCTCCCTGCGCGCCGAGTGGACGCCGCGCGAGGGCACGTTCGTTTCGGCGCAGCTGTCGGGTGTGTTCGGTGAGCGCGGGTCGGTGCTCTTCGTCGGTTTCGCCACGACGCCTGACGAGCCCGATGGCGTGACCGGGCTCTACGCGCCGCGCGTGGTGGACATCGACAACTTCCACAGCCGGACGTTCGAGCTGCGCGTCGTGCACGAGCATCGAATGCTCGGGCGTGCCGCGACGCTGGCCTCCGGCCTGACCTTGGCCGCGAACGACCTCCACCGTCGGCAACAAGGGCCTGGCACGCGCGGGTCGGACTGGGACTTGGCGGTGTCGGGGCCGTTCGGACGCAATCTCCGGTATCGCTCACGCGCCGGCGGCGCGTATGCCGAGGAGGTCGTGTCGCTGACCCCGCGCTGGACCATCGTACCGGGCCTGCGCGTCGAGTTCGGAGAGACCGCGATGACGGGCCAACTGGCCTACTATGATCCCGCCGATACCCCGCGGCGCGTCCGTCACGATTTCCCGTTGTTCGGCCTGCGCACGTCGTTTCGCATCTCCGACCGCACGGAACTCTACGGCGGATGGAGCGAGGCGTATCGTCCGATGTTGCTGAAGGACATCCTGCCGGAGAACGCGCTCGAGCGTACGGATCCGGCGATGCGCGACTCGCGAGGCTGGACCGGCGAGCTCGGCCTGCGCGGCGACGCGGCGCGGATGCGCTACGATATGGGCGTCTTCGTGATGCGCTACGGTGATCGCATCGGGGGCGTGCTGCGCGACGACGGCGACGGGCCGTACCTCTTCAAGACGAATCTCGGCGCCACGCAGACACTCGGCCTCGAGGCGACGGCGGACCTCCTGCTGGCGGCGACGATGCGGGCGACCTACCGTGGCTTCGTGGCTGGTTCGCTGATGGATGCGCGCTATGTGACGGGCACGGTCGCCGCAGGCGGAGCGAACGAGTCGGTGGTCGGGCGTCGGGCGGAAGGAGTGCCCGTTGCCATCGTACGGAGCGGCGTCACACGCGCCGGGCCGCGCTCGTCGCTGTCCCTGCTCGTCAGTCACACCTCGGCCTCGTACGCCGACGCCCGCAACACGCGCCAGCCGACACCGAACGGCGCACTGGGCCTGGTCCCGGAGCACACGGTGCTCGACCTCAACGGGTCGTGGCGACTGACCGAACGCAGCCGCCTGCGCTTCAGCGTGACGAACCTGCTGGACCGCGCATACTTTACCAAGCGCCCCGCGTTCTACCCGGGCCCGGGCGTGTGGCCGAGCGATGGTCGCGCCGTGCAGGTCGGGGTCGTCGTCGACTAG
- a CDS encoding L-aspartate oxidase, whose translation MAQRIRTRFVVIGSGIAGLQTAWRASDHGDVVVLTKRTLRDSATAWAQGGIAAALGAGDSPDLHRQDTLAAGAALCDAAAVEVLVAEGPARVRELADAGAQFDTDLSGRFTLGREAAHSRKRIVHAKGDQTGAEVARALIHRVSERKNITVLETARALDLIVLGGRCCGVRANVAGKAVEIIADATVIATGGCGQLYRHTTNPLVATGDGYAIAHRAGATLADMEFVQFHPTALDTPENPLALISEAVRGEGAILVNDRGQRFMPKRHKLGELAPRDVVAREIFRVQQSGSRVWLDARTLSRTFARRFPGILQLCVARGIDPRRDLIPVTPAAHYMMGGIVTDLAGRSSIERLYACGEVSRTGVHGANRLASNSLLEGLVFAERVARDMVNQPRLPRVPRTTAWEVARLRDRGAAQVAADEIRSVMWAHASIDRNAAGLRTARKALDAIRSRLAAGATEEINMVDTAKLIVDSALMRRESRGGHYRSDFPKAKNKWKGRHIEW comes from the coding sequence GTGGCGCAGCGGATTCGCACGCGCTTCGTCGTCATCGGATCCGGTATCGCAGGCCTGCAGACGGCCTGGCGCGCCTCCGACCACGGCGACGTCGTCGTCCTCACCAAGCGGACGCTCCGCGATTCGGCCACCGCCTGGGCGCAGGGGGGCATCGCCGCCGCGCTCGGGGCGGGGGATTCGCCGGACCTGCACCGGCAGGACACCCTCGCCGCCGGCGCCGCGCTCTGCGACGCCGCGGCCGTCGAAGTGCTCGTCGCCGAGGGTCCGGCGCGGGTGCGTGAGCTTGCCGACGCCGGGGCGCAGTTCGATACCGACCTCAGCGGGCGATTCACGCTCGGCCGCGAAGCCGCGCACTCGCGCAAGCGCATCGTGCACGCCAAGGGCGACCAGACCGGTGCCGAGGTGGCGCGCGCGCTGATCCATCGTGTCAGCGAGCGCAAAAACATCACGGTGCTCGAGACGGCGCGCGCGCTCGACCTCATCGTGCTCGGTGGCCGCTGCTGCGGCGTGCGCGCAAACGTCGCGGGCAAGGCGGTGGAAATCATCGCCGACGCCACGGTCATCGCGACTGGCGGTTGCGGACAGCTCTACCGGCACACGACCAACCCGCTGGTGGCCACCGGCGACGGCTACGCGATCGCCCACCGCGCCGGTGCCACGCTGGCCGATATGGAGTTCGTGCAGTTCCACCCCACGGCGCTCGACACGCCCGAGAACCCGCTGGCGCTGATCTCCGAGGCCGTGCGCGGCGAGGGTGCGATCCTCGTGAACGATCGCGGCCAGCGCTTTATGCCCAAGCGGCACAAGCTGGGCGAGCTGGCGCCGCGCGACGTCGTCGCGCGCGAGATCTTTCGCGTGCAGCAGTCGGGCAGCCGCGTCTGGCTCGATGCCCGCACGCTCTCGCGGACGTTCGCGCGGCGCTTCCCCGGCATCCTGCAGCTCTGCGTCGCGCGCGGCATCGACCCTCGCCGCGACCTCATCCCGGTCACGCCGGCCGCCCATTATATGATGGGCGGCATCGTCACCGATCTCGCGGGTCGCTCATCGATCGAGCGCCTGTACGCCTGCGGCGAGGTCTCGCGCACCGGCGTGCACGGCGCCAATCGCCTCGCGTCCAACTCGTTGCTTGAGGGGCTGGTGTTCGCCGAGCGCGTTGCGCGCGATATGGTCAACCAGCCGCGCCTGCCACGGGTGCCACGCACCACGGCCTGGGAAGTCGCCCGCCTACGTGACCGCGGTGCGGCGCAGGTGGCCGCCGACGAGATTCGCTCGGTGATGTGGGCCCACGCGAGCATCGACCGCAATGCGGCCGGTTTGCGCACGGCCCGCAAGGCGCTCGATGCCATCCGTAGCCGACTCGCCGCGGGTGCCACCGAGGAGATCAATATGGTGGACACCGCGAAGCTGATCGTCGATTCGGCGCTGATGCGGCGCGAGTCCCGCGGCGGGCACTACCGCAGCGACTTTCCGAAGGCCAAGAACAAGTGGAAAGGACGGCACATCGAGTGGTAG